The Desmonostoc muscorum LEGE 12446 genome includes a region encoding these proteins:
- a CDS encoding ammonium transporter, with product MVILGGLTGNAFAQTPAASPPPADTGDTAFMLISAALVLLMTPGLAFFYGGFVRSRNILNTLMMSFVLMAIVGVTWILWGYSLSFAPGLPFIGGLQWLGLNGVGLETTDYLKGSNPAEVVSYAGTIPHQAFMIYQAMFAIITPALISGAIAERMSFRAYCLFVLLWSTFVYTPLAHMVWAKGGFLGLAGGLGALDFAGGTVVHISSGVSALVAAIVLGPRKTHPDRLSPPHNVPFILLGAGLLWFGWFGFNAGSALSAASGTSGNLVTNVATSAFVATNTAAAAAALMWLILEATLRGKPTAVGAATGAVAGLVGITPAAGFVTPLSAIFIGFITAFVCFYAISFKHKLLVDDALDTYPVHGVGGTVGAILTAIFATTQVNSAGKDGVLRGNFAELGVELVAIAIAYVIAAAGTWIILKIIDATVGLRVKEEAELQGLDINEHGEEGYNSEFGGDRPIQ from the coding sequence ATGGTAATTTTGGGAGGACTGACGGGCAATGCTTTTGCCCAAACACCAGCCGCCAGTCCGCCTCCTGCTGATACTGGAGATACAGCATTTATGCTGATTTCGGCAGCACTCGTGCTGCTAATGACACCAGGATTGGCATTCTTTTATGGTGGATTTGTACGATCGCGCAATATCCTAAATACATTGATGATGAGCTTTGTGTTAATGGCGATCGTGGGAGTTACCTGGATTCTGTGGGGTTATAGTCTTTCCTTTGCGCCAGGTTTACCGTTCATCGGTGGATTACAGTGGTTGGGGTTGAATGGTGTCGGTTTAGAGACAACCGATTATCTCAAAGGTTCAAACCCTGCGGAAGTTGTTTCTTATGCAGGGACGATACCCCACCAGGCATTCATGATTTACCAAGCCATGTTTGCCATTATCACCCCAGCCTTAATTTCTGGGGCGATCGCCGAACGGATGAGTTTCCGCGCCTATTGCCTATTTGTCCTCCTGTGGTCAACCTTTGTTTACACTCCCCTCGCCCACATGGTCTGGGCGAAAGGTGGATTCTTAGGTTTGGCTGGTGGTTTGGGTGCCCTGGACTTTGCAGGCGGTACAGTAGTTCACATTAGTTCTGGGGTTTCAGCTTTAGTAGCAGCGATCGTCCTTGGACCTCGGAAAACACATCCTGACCGCCTTAGCCCCCCCCACAACGTTCCTTTCATTTTGCTGGGTGCTGGCTTACTGTGGTTTGGCTGGTTCGGGTTCAATGCTGGAAGTGCACTATCCGCTGCTAGCGGAACTTCGGGTAACTTAGTCACAAATGTGGCAACATCAGCCTTTGTTGCCACTAACACAGCGGCGGCAGCGGCGGCTTTAATGTGGCTAATTTTGGAAGCAACTTTACGAGGTAAACCAACCGCAGTAGGAGCTGCTACAGGAGCCGTTGCTGGTTTGGTGGGCATCACACCTGCTGCGGGATTTGTGACACCGCTATCAGCGATTTTTATTGGTTTTATCACCGCCTTTGTTTGCTTCTATGCTATTAGTTTCAAACACAAGCTGTTAGTTGACGATGCTTTAGATACCTATCCTGTACATGGCGTTGGTGGTACTGTGGGGGCGATTTTAACAGCAATCTTTGCTACCACCCAAGTCAACTCAGCAGGTAAAGACGGTGTACTGCGTGGTAATTTTGCTGAATTGGGAGTTGAACTAGTAGCAATTGCGATCGCCTATGTAATCGCAGCTGCTGGTACCTGGATTATTCTCAAAATTATCGATGCTACAGTCGGGCTGCGAGTCAAAGAGGAAGCAGAATTGCAAGGTTTGGATATCAACGAACACGGCGAAGAAGGTTATAATTCTGAGTTTGGTGGCGATCGCCCCATTCAGTAA
- a CDS encoding YnfA family protein, whose product MIKSLLYFLWAGLFEITGGYLVWLWLREAKPFWWGMLGGIALAVYGVIATLQPANFGRVYAAYGGVFIAMAMLWGWKVDGVIPDRYDVIGSALALISVLIIMFAPRA is encoded by the coding sequence ATGATTAAGTCGCTGTTGTATTTTTTGTGGGCTGGTTTATTTGAAATCACGGGTGGTTACTTGGTGTGGTTGTGGTTGCGTGAAGCTAAGCCATTTTGGTGGGGGATGTTAGGTGGAATTGCTTTAGCTGTCTATGGAGTTATTGCAACTCTTCAACCAGCAAATTTTGGCAGAGTCTATGCGGCTTATGGCGGCGTGTTTATCGCAATGGCAATGCTTTGGGGTTGGAAGGTAGACGGGGTAATTCCAGACCGCTACGACGTAATTGGATCTGCTTTAGCTTTAATAAGTGTATTAATTATCATGTTTGCACCCAGGGCTTAA
- a CDS encoding GAF domain-containing protein, giving the protein MKAPLPDNEAQRIETLLQYKILDTPPEGAFDDLTRLASYICQTPIALISLIDTNRQWFKAKVGLDVSQTHRDQAFCAHAILQPDILIVPDATKDERFAANPLVTSNPNIRFYAGVPLTNAEGYALGTLCVIDYVARELNPDQIEALQTLARQVIKQLELRRNLASLVLVTNKGKQSKKVRKQFFKRIATGFALASAILVVIGAVSYQNTRVSINNSSVIKNINKKINSLEKLLSQTKDAETGQRGYILTGKETYFKAYQAALTNVDQEITKLKNLTVDQPNEQKQIAKLESLIGTKLTQLKQTINLRQNQGLQAALQGLVTNDGQNLMNDIHTAIHEIENQEKGRRQKLSQATKAWTRKTTVTIAIAICLSFFVLAVVYYLIYREVCERKRTEETLDQERNFISAVLDTASALVIVTDSQGQIVRFNQACEQTTGYSFDEVRGRYFWNLFLLPQEVESVKAVFEQLRTAKSFHEHENYWLMKDGTQRLIAWSNTILKNYDGSVEYVVGTGIDITERKRTQQHLTAQYAATRVLADSTTIDEAMPQILQGICESLGWDLGEIWMVDREANVLRFFDIWHKPSLEVQEFAAVKRETTFAPGIGLPGRVWASCEPVWIADVVKDLNFPSFQIAAQVGLHAAFGFPLRTGNKILGVITCFNREIQQPNEDLVKTMNFIGEQVGQFIQRKQAEEELQRQNLRSQLFTEITLKIRQSLQIEEILEITVNEVQKILQTDRVLIYQLLPDESKTTVIEAVVSGLPAIKEQNTVAPYFQAEYLQQYYLQQYRQGRILGLANLDLLEVEQTHLQLMQQFGVKVNLVVPILVKEELRGLLIVHQCAHSHQWSSFETHLLRQIADQVGIALAQAQLLEAETRQRQELEIARYQAELASQTKSAFLANMSHEIRTPMNAVLGMTSLALDTSLDPEQRDFIETIRISGEALLTLINEILDLSKLEAGEMALETLDFNLSTCVEEVLELLAPSAHNKGLEIAALIDPNVPIHIQGDVGRLRQILMNLISNAIKFTSAGEVVVEVQLRSLSSTTVSIYFAITDTGLGISPEDQPKLFMAFTQVDASTTRKYGGTGLGLAICKQLVSLMGGVIGVESQMGRGSKFWFEVPFAKQIEPVLKSCPLLINRRILVVDDNSTNCKMIHYQATAWGMQVDRANTAAAALKAIQKACEQRNPYDAVLIDMQMPEIDGIKLGEKIKANSAIAETPLIILALTNQRNQVQEALKIGFAAYLIKPVKTSRLVDTMTTILQTQPEPEQGATEEVQSRKSSGISPNSSTESKLRILLAEDNLVNQKVTLKQLQTLGYKADVVANGKEVLQILEKIPYDLILMDCHMPILDGLETTKQIHRWQESAFASHRRPVVIAMTANAMKEDKQKCLNAGMDDYLSKPVLKEKLAAILEHWADIILSQQVVAEGEQTVSTTNNDGADSTINWEHLHQVSDNDTQFELNLLQIFIQDIQPRLEIIKSAIALYDFGQIVREAHYLKGASANIGATAMYLAVDKLEQQALQQEHKGTTKLISEVEEFVNRIQEFLQGKS; this is encoded by the coding sequence ATGAAAGCACCATTACCTGATAACGAAGCACAGAGAATTGAGACACTTTTGCAGTATAAAATCCTCGATACGCCACCTGAAGGCGCCTTTGACGATCTCACCCGTTTAGCCTCGTATATTTGTCAGACTCCCATTGCCTTAATTAGCTTAATTGATACAAATCGCCAGTGGTTCAAAGCCAAGGTGGGTTTGGATGTCTCCCAAACACATCGAGACCAGGCGTTCTGTGCCCATGCTATTCTACAACCTGATATTCTTATTGTGCCTGATGCTACAAAAGACGAACGGTTCGCCGCAAATCCACTGGTCACTTCTAACCCAAATATCCGGTTTTATGCTGGTGTACCTCTAACTAATGCTGAGGGATACGCACTAGGAACTCTTTGCGTCATTGACTACGTAGCACGGGAACTTAATCCAGATCAGATAGAAGCATTACAAACTCTGGCTCGTCAAGTTATCAAACAACTGGAATTGCGTCGCAATTTAGCAAGTTTAGTGCTTGTGACTAATAAAGGTAAACAATCAAAGAAAGTCCGCAAGCAATTTTTCAAAAGAATTGCCACAGGCTTTGCTTTGGCGTCGGCAATTTTAGTTGTGATTGGTGCTGTTTCTTATCAAAATACAAGAGTATCTATTAATAATAGTAGTGTAATAAAAAACATTAATAAAAAAATCAACAGCTTAGAAAAACTACTGTCGCAGACAAAGGATGCTGAAACTGGACAACGTGGTTACATCCTCACTGGAAAAGAAACTTATTTCAAAGCATATCAAGCAGCACTGACTAACGTCGATCAAGAAATTACAAAACTGAAGAATTTAACCGTAGATCAACCAAACGAACAAAAGCAGATCGCAAAGCTTGAATCTTTAATTGGAACTAAACTTACTCAACTAAAACAGACTATCAACTTGCGCCAGAATCAGGGATTACAGGCGGCCTTGCAGGGACTAGTGACAAATGATGGTCAAAATCTCATGAATGATATCCATACAGCGATTCATGAGATAGAGAACCAGGAAAAAGGGCGGCGTCAGAAACTGTCACAAGCAACAAAAGCTTGGACTCGCAAAACAACTGTGACAATTGCGATCGCCATTTGCCTAAGTTTTTTCGTTCTTGCTGTAGTCTACTACTTGATATACCGTGAGGTTTGCGAGCGCAAAAGAACAGAAGAAACCTTAGACCAAGAACGGAACTTTATCTCAGCAGTCCTTGATACAGCCAGCGCCTTGGTAATAGTTACCGACTCCCAAGGGCAAATCGTTCGTTTCAATCAAGCTTGTGAGCAAACAACAGGTTATTCCTTCGACGAGGTAAGAGGTAGGTATTTCTGGAATTTGTTTTTACTTCCTCAAGAAGTGGAGTCAGTCAAAGCAGTTTTCGAGCAATTGCGAACTGCTAAGAGTTTCCACGAACACGAAAACTATTGGCTAATGAAAGATGGGACTCAACGACTAATTGCTTGGTCGAATACCATCTTAAAAAACTATGACGGTTCAGTAGAATATGTTGTCGGCACAGGGATTGATATCACTGAGCGCAAACGAACCCAACAACATCTGACTGCACAATACGCAGCAACCCGCGTTTTAGCAGATTCCACCACAATCGACGAAGCTATGCCCCAAATTCTCCAAGGAATCTGTGAAAGTTTAGGATGGGATTTGGGCGAAATCTGGATGGTCGATCGGGAAGCAAATGTGCTGCGTTTTTTCGATATCTGGCACAAACCATCCCTTGAGGTACAAGAGTTTGCAGCCGTGAAACGAGAAACGACTTTTGCCCCAGGAATTGGACTACCGGGCCGTGTTTGGGCTAGTTGTGAACCTGTTTGGATTGCTGATGTCGTTAAAGATCTGAATTTTCCTAGCTTCCAAATCGCCGCTCAAGTAGGACTACACGCTGCTTTCGGTTTTCCCCTCCGCACTGGTAACAAAATCCTCGGCGTCATTACCTGCTTTAACCGTGAAATCCAGCAACCTAACGAAGACTTGGTAAAAACGATGAATTTTATTGGTGAGCAAGTGGGGCAATTTATCCAGCGTAAACAGGCTGAAGAAGAATTACAACGCCAAAACTTGCGATCGCAATTATTTACCGAAATCACCCTGAAAATTCGCCAGTCTTTGCAAATCGAAGAAATTCTGGAAATCACTGTCAATGAGGTGCAAAAAATTCTCCAAACCGACCGAGTATTAATTTATCAGCTATTGCCAGATGAGTCTAAAACCACTGTTATCGAAGCGGTAGTTTCTGGCTTACCAGCAATTAAAGAACAAAACACCGTCGCCCCCTACTTTCAAGCCGAATACCTACAACAATACTATTTACAGCAATATCGTCAAGGACGGATTTTGGGACTAGCTAATTTGGATTTGCTGGAAGTCGAACAAACTCATCTGCAATTAATGCAACAGTTTGGGGTAAAAGTCAATTTAGTTGTACCCATTCTCGTCAAAGAAGAACTCCGTGGTTTGCTCATAGTTCATCAGTGTGCCCATTCCCACCAATGGTCTAGCTTTGAAACTCATCTTTTGCGCCAAATCGCCGACCAAGTAGGTATAGCCTTAGCCCAAGCCCAACTATTAGAAGCAGAAACTCGTCAACGACAAGAACTTGAAATTGCCCGTTACCAAGCTGAATTAGCTTCTCAAACCAAAAGCGCCTTTTTGGCAAATATGAGTCATGAAATTCGTACTCCCATGAATGCTGTATTGGGAATGACTAGTTTAGCCTTAGATACTTCCTTAGACCCAGAACAGCGAGATTTTATTGAAACGATTCGCATCAGTGGAGAAGCTTTATTAACTTTAATTAACGAAATTTTAGATCTGTCCAAACTTGAGGCTGGAGAGATGGCTCTGGAAACACTAGACTTTAACCTATCTACCTGTGTTGAAGAAGTTTTAGAATTATTGGCTCCCTCAGCCCACAATAAGGGATTAGAAATTGCAGCGCTGATTGATCCTAATGTCCCCATTCACATCCAAGGAGATGTTGGTAGGCTGCGGCAAATTCTCATGAACTTAATTAGCAACGCTATCAAGTTTACCAGTGCTGGCGAAGTGGTAGTTGAAGTACAATTGCGTTCCCTTTCCTCCACTACAGTCAGCATCTACTTTGCCATCACAGACACGGGTCTTGGTATTAGTCCTGAAGACCAACCTAAACTGTTTATGGCATTTACCCAAGTCGATGCTTCTACCACTCGCAAGTATGGTGGTACTGGTTTGGGATTAGCCATCTGTAAACAACTGGTAAGTTTGATGGGAGGAGTAATTGGGGTGGAAAGTCAGATGGGGAGAGGATCTAAGTTTTGGTTTGAAGTGCCTTTCGCCAAGCAAATTGAGCCTGTTTTGAAGTCATGCCCACTTTTAATCAATCGCCGCATCTTAGTAGTAGATGATAACTCTACTAATTGCAAAATGATCCACTATCAAGCTACTGCTTGGGGAATGCAGGTAGATCGAGCCAACACTGCTGCCGCTGCACTCAAAGCTATTCAGAAAGCTTGTGAGCAAAGAAATCCCTATGATGCCGTCTTAATTGATATGCAAATGCCGGAAATAGATGGTATCAAGCTAGGAGAAAAAATTAAAGCCAATTCTGCAATTGCCGAGACACCTTTAATTATTCTCGCCTTAACTAATCAACGGAATCAAGTACAGGAAGCTCTGAAAATCGGATTTGCTGCTTATTTAATCAAACCTGTTAAGACATCCCGACTTGTGGATACAATGACAACTATTCTACAAACTCAGCCGGAACCAGAACAAGGGGCTACTGAAGAAGTCCAAAGTAGAAAAAGTTCAGGTATAAGCCCTAACTCCTCTACTGAATCAAAGTTAAGAATTTTGCTAGCTGAAGATAATTTGGTAAATCAGAAAGTCACCCTGAAACAACTCCAAACTTTAGGCTATAAAGCTGATGTCGTTGCTAATGGAAAAGAAGTTTTACAGATATTAGAAAAAATTCCTTATGATTTGATTTTAATGGATTGCCACATGCCAATTCTCGACGGTTTAGAAACTACAAAACAAATTCATCGGTGGCAAGAGAGTGCTTTTGCTAGTCATCGTCGGCCTGTGGTAATTGCTATGACAGCTAATGCCATGAAAGAAGACAAACAAAAGTGTCTAAATGCCGGAATGGATGATTATCTCAGTAAGCCAGTGTTGAAAGAAAAATTGGCGGCTATCCTAGAGCATTGGGCAGATATCATCCTTTCACAACAGGTAGTAGCTGAAGGTGAGCAGACAGTTTCTACCACCAATAACGATGGAGCTGACTCAACAATCAATT